CGAGCTGGCCCTGGGCTCCGAGGGCTTCTGTGAGATCGACCTGCAGACCCTGAAGATCATCCTGCAGAGAGAGACTCTCAACACCAAGGAGGTGGTGGTCTTTGATGCCATGATGAGCTGGGCCACAGCTGAGTGTAAGAGGCAAGGACTGAGGGCAACCACCCACAACAAGAGATCTGTCCTGGGCAAGGCACTCTACCTGGTGCGCATCCCCACTATGACCCTGGAGGAGTTTGCTGATGGGGCGGCACAGTCAGACATCTTGACACTGGAGGAGACTCATGACATTTTCCTGTGGTACACAGCGGCCACCAAGCCAAAACTGGACTTCCCACTGGCACAGAGGCAGGGCCTGGCGCCCCAGAGGTGCCACCGCTTCCAGTCGTCAGCCTACCGGAGCAACCAGTGGCGCTACAGGGGCCGCTGTGACAGCATCCAGTTTGCAGTGGACAAGCGGATCTTTATCGCTGGACTGGGTCTGTACGGGTCAAGTGGCGGAAAGGCTGAGTACAGTGTCAAGATTGAACTGAAGCGGCAAGGGGTGACCCTAGCACAGAACCTGACCAAGTTTGTGTCGGACGGATCAAGCAGTACATTTTCTGTGTGGTTTGAACACCCAGTTCAAGTGGAGCAGGATGCCTTTTATACGGTGAGTGTCGTGCTGGACGGGAATGAGCTGAGCTATTTCGGCCAGGAAGGCATGACGGAGGTGCAGTGTGGAAAAGTGACTTTTCAATTCCAGTGCTCCTCGGACAGTACCAACGGGACTGGGGTGCAGGGGGGACAGATCCCGGAGCTGGTGTTCTATGCATAAGCTGGATTGGTAGAGAGCATATAGACCATTCTGTACATCCATATGTTGCAGCCTTATAATGTAGCATTAAGACACTAGAGTGTCAGACTAAACAATATACTATTTTTAAGTCAAGGAACGTTTtatcttatttatttaaaataaaaatgttatttgtattattttaatTAACGCTGCAAAAAGCAGTCCCTTGTAAAAAGTCATATTGCACTTGTGGACAGTCTCTGCAATGTTGTTTTGTACATAAAACACAGTTAAATGGTTTGCAGCTTGATGCTGATCAACCATGATGTTCCTGTTTGACAGCTTACGAACCTGCAGAAAATCATAAACATTTTGTGAGAAGCCACAGAGGTTGCTGCTCATTATTATACAACTCACCTGCATGTGTGAAATCTGTTGTTTTGGTGGGATTATTACTCAAGGGATTATTCAGTGTCTAGGTACACTGAGGAGTGCTTACAACCAAGCTGGTAAAAGTGATGTGGTCAAAACGTCATCATGACAACTTTGCTTCCAAATATTTGTTGTAGTGAAGTGACCAATTTTATCTCAGACTTTTAATGAATGGTAAATACTGTAGGTGTCCTCAGCAAAAAAAGACAACACTTCAACCAACAGCATTTGTCCGAAAACACTCATTCAACTGTATAGTTCTTTGTTTACATAAGAACAAAGGGAGTATGGGAGGCAGATGATAGGTACCTATGGCGGGGGCGTTGATGCAGAGCACTCTGGCCAGCACCAGAAAGGTTCTACCCAGGATGTAAAGATTTACCTGTGGGGGAAAGACAGGGAAGAGATTAAGACCAGAAATACATGAAGGTAGTGCAACTGTCACTGAAACCCACCCTGTCAAGTCCACAATGTCCTCGTAAAGATACATGATCCAGAGTTACATAACATGAGTAGCGCGTGATCAAATCTGGTATAGTAAGTGTAACTTAATGCTTAGCTGGCATACTATCTAGAAAGCCCAGTGATTTTCCAGACCAGGGGATGACTAAAGCTCTAGTTTCTAGCCCAGCTCAGTCTCATTCCTCCAGGCTAACGCTCCAGACCTTAGGGGGTTTAGGTCTCTACCAGACACACTCTTGGGTCTATGGCAGCCACAGTCTGATCTATTTTAGGAGACGGGTCCCGATTAAACATTTGTACACACAACAACTACATCGTTAGCCAAGCACCATAGCAACCAACAGTGGAGGTGTCACATGTCAATCCAGACAGAGCCTGGAGCAGCAGCCTCCACCGGGA
This genomic stretch from Oncorhynchus keta strain PuntledgeMale-10-30-2019 chromosome 29, Oket_V2, whole genome shotgun sequence harbors:
- the LOC118362593 gene encoding BTB/POZ domain-containing protein 6-B-like, producing MRKRKKVFSLKLEYNPIGRILFMLLLQLIRETLKKSKKTGKHTGSLPVCYEILTLSLKKKMAAELYPATTNLTNNGTTVTASDKKSDAQVTQSTTTATTPTTQQNINNNNLDPPSWQSSHPTLRERNALMFNNELMADIHLIVGPPGESQKVPVHKYVLAVGSSVFCAMFYGDLAEEESEIHIPDVEPAAFLILLNYMYSDAIDLEADTVLATLYAAKKYIVPALAKACVTFLETSLEAKNACVLLSQSRLFEEPELTQRCWEVIDAQAELALGSEGFCEIDLQTLKIILQRETLNTKEVVVFDAMMSWATAECKRQGLRATTHNKRSVLGKALYLVRIPTMTLEEFADGAAQSDILTLEETHDIFLWYTAATKPKLDFPLAQRQGLAPQRCHRFQSSAYRSNQWRYRGRCDSIQFAVDKRIFIAGLGLYGSSGGKAEYSVKIELKRQGVTLAQNLTKFVSDGSSSTFSVWFEHPVQVEQDAFYTVSVVLDGNELSYFGQEGMTEVQCGKVTFQFQCSSDSTNGTGVQGGQIPELVFYA